A section of the Bombus terrestris chromosome 2, iyBomTerr1.2, whole genome shotgun sequence genome encodes:
- the LOC100644390 gene encoding rho guanine nucleotide exchange factor 18 isoform X2, with product MEKRQEILAPFSSDECPNSGEDSEEDVITDYLGSSHSDCDRIPIINGDLGNLNLHGNIITETGYTKDNTEKTAITMSEGTERDEQQQQHSLLTLGTNSQAQTNPLVPIISVTPHSPGLAKNYPVLEDNLQHLHEIHDCIQRMRDLTLSNWGYNHRTSHNDVPQRLTSSCPSLCPFISPEIAPRSSNNDTGSDPDLLANCSTNSSPTHFPSVGPRSQNAQGIDRRRSWTDLEDTRCGRRRYSGQNHLQAQNMRQRSISLSSLDSEMEIELHGKSCTRPVGVASRACRSQASTHSLNEADLVQSEYQKIVTKRFKGSQRLADSSGLMPGLTGSRLPLQKSISTPSIVTPQVNAHLAETVTRTTPSLTARRERNEKGSGSETETEDLHTPNSHEFHEDREGTPNAQISFDELLTDGVVYDDHQSEKTRRKRGSIFFRKKKDKSSIKSTSSISTTSNSYNVKRGSTASLPLPASSGSGSQTINEEKDGDGQHRDISSGLEGFDFGDDAYQFTVGDLEGLDPELGLAKEEPDSWSAAIGHNVALRLADNCERKVKRQEHIYEFVLTEKHHCLVLLAMERIFAEGLRRHFRLSQADLERMFPRLRDLIDIHLRFLQKLRKRQNTNSIVPTIADILVDQFSGENAQRMKSAYGEFCSRHRDAVEAYKYYLRHEPRFARFVRQCQSHPLLKKKGIPECILFVTQRLTKYPLLVEPLIKTVIAHEEGEDLRKALVLVKEILANVDACVADKEREDRKLEIYNKIDAKSFATYRGAKFKKSDIMAFNRVLKFEGTAYLMQGRGKMTAIVVVVLSDILFFLAERDQKYAFFVPDNKAGIVSLQKLLVREKAGQESRGIYLISSNPAEPEMFELKIQKPKDKQLWIQAIRSAVEACPQESENETDILTENNNNNELRDTRSSSISLLSVEERQRLVKTKESRVLKIVGELRKKDAEQALLLEEKISLQMQLLHAANIWSGNESSDNEKIEKADKEIADYTRLVHNEGTDTTQLRQEVIVAVQEATKLASSLSFTAGGATLSRSLSSAGERHSEAYVPSALCVPRRAETFAGFDHNKEKYPLRESAIHSVISLPKVSEFIKEGQEEKGNQDTEINKDQQWAAIRLSHHVYRLVCIISNQMTTIDSLQAQLAACKEGSMGKSNNRPNPNRQLEELRNLQDKLSREKAAFRAASQQEQKQLEEERAELVRQREQLAAEQRDVTQQRDQLYRRLEALERQGVTVVTGSAPSSTTIHLSHLTQGTDTTVQTRKAQPDAKRIPLNLISATNQQKVQSNLPVKQQLPLKLASGSNNNSRSGSTSNNSPDRHSRTGSSPAIVTGSTYSSPELGNNHAATSQSHSSNRSLRITRSPPEYSHQQQHQRTEQQQPLEEEVIFF from the exons ATGGAAAAACGACAGGAAATATTGGCTCCGTTTTCTTCTG ATGAATGTCCAAATAGTGGGGAGGATAGTGAAGAAGATGTAATAACTGATTATTTGGGATCATCGCATTCTGATTGCGATCGTATACCTATTATTAATGGAGATCTTGGCAATTTAAATTTACATGGAAATATAATTACTGAGACCGGCTACACCAAAGACAATACAGAGAAAACGGCTATTACAATGTCTGAAGGGACTGAAAGAGAtgaacagcaacagcagcactCACTGCTTACACTTGGCACTAATAGTCAAGCTCAGACTAATCCATTGGTGCCAATTATTAGTGTCACACCTCATTCACCTGGTCTTGCTAAAAACTACCCAGTTTTag AGGACAATTTGCAGCATCTGCATGAAATCCATGATTGTATTCAGCGTATGAGAGATCTGACGCTGAGCAACTGGGGATATAATCACCGCACATCCCACAACGATGTACCTCAACGATTAACTTCATCATGTCCTTCCCTATGTCCTTTCATTTCGCCTGAAATTGCACCACGCTCAAGCAATAATGATACAGGATCTGATCCTGATCTCCTTGCTAACTGTTCCACCAACAGCTCTCCCACACATTTTCCATCAGTAGGTCCTCGTTCACAGAATGCACAAGGTATAGACAGAAGACGCAGCTGGACTGACTTGGAAGACACTCGATGTGGACGTCGCAGATATTCTGGGCAAAATCATCTACAAGCACAGAACATG CGACAACGCAGTATTAGTTTAAGCAGTTTAGACAGTGAAATGGAAATAGAATTACATGGAAAATCTTGTACCAGACCTGTAGGAGTTGCTAGTCGAGCATGCAGATCGCAAGCAAGTACTCATTCTCTTAATGAAGCTGATCTTGTACAG aGCGAATATCAGAAGATAGTTACAAAACGATTCAAAGGTAGTCAAAGATTAGCAGACAGCAGTGGTTTAATGCCTGGTCTCACAGGTTCTCGTTTACCTCTTCAGAAATCTATTTCAACGCCTTCAATTGTTACACCTCAAGTTAATGCTCACTTGGCAGAAACTGTAACTAGAACAACACCGTCACTTACAGC CCGAcgtgaaagaaacgaaaagggTAGTGGAAGTGAAACTGAAACTGAGGATCTTCACACTCCAAACAGCCATGAATTCCATGAAGACAGAGAAGGCACTCCAAATGCTCAGATATCCTTTGATGAGTTACTGACGGA TGGAGTTGTATATGACGATCATCAATCAGAAAAAACTAGAAGAAAACGAGGTTCTATCTTTTTTCGTAAAAAAAAG GATAAGAGTTCCATCAAATCTACATCAAGCATATCCACAACTTCGAATAGCTATAATGTTAAGAGAGGATCTACCGCATCGTTACCCCTACCAGCATCCTCTGGAAGTGGAAG tcAAACAATAAATGAGGAGAAAGATGGAGATGGACAACATCGTGATATATCTAG TGGATTAGAAGGATTTGACTTTGGAGATGACGCTTATCAATTCACAGTGGGTGATCTGGAAGGTTTGGATCCTGAATTAGGCCTAGCTAAAGAAGAACCTGATTCTTGGAGTGCTGCCATTGGACATAACGTTGCATTACGATTAGCTGATAACTGTGAACGAAAAGTGAAAAGACAAGAACACATTTATGAATTTGTACTTACGGAAAAACATCACTGTTTGGTACTTCTCGCCATGGAAAGAATTTTTGCGGAAGGTCTGCGACGTCACTTTCGTTTGAGTCAAGCAGATTTGGAACGCATGTTCCCAAGACTACGCGATCTCATTGATATTCATTTACGATTTCTGCAAAAGTTACGTAAGAGACAAAACACAAATTCTATTGTTCCTACAATTGCTGATATATTAGTGGATCAATTCTCTGGAGAGAATGCGCAACGTATGAAGAGTGCCTATGGAGAATTCTGTAGCCGTCACAGAGATGCTGTTGAAGCTTATAAGTATTATTTGCGTCATGAACCTCGATTTGCACGATTCGTACGCCAATGTCAG TCACATCCTTTGCtgaagaagaaaggaattcCTGAGTGCATTCTATTTGTTACTCAACGTTTAACAAAGTATCCACTGCTCGTTGAACCACTCATAAAAACGGTTATTGCACACGAAGAAGGTGAAGATTTACGCAAAGCCCTGGTTCTTGTTAAAGAAATCTTAGCAAATGTAGATGCATGTGTTGCTGACAAGGaaagagaagatagaaaattagaaatctataacaa gATTGACGCAAAATCTTTTGCGACATATCGTGGTGCCAAGTTCAAAAAATCAGACATCATGGCATTTAATAGAGTCTTAAAATTCGAAGGGACTGCATATTTAATGCAAGGTCGTGGAAAAATGACTGCCATTGTAGTGGTTGTTCTTTCTGACATATTATTTTTCTTGGCTGAGAGAGATCAGAAATATGCATTTTTTGTGCCTGACAATAAGGCTGGTATAGTATCACTTCAAAAATTACTAGTTCGTGAAAAAGCGGGTCAAGAGTCTAGaggaatttatttaataagtaGTAATCCAGCTGAACCTGAGATGTTCgagttgaaaattcaaaaaccGAAAGATAAACAATTATGGATACAAGCAATTAGATCAGCAGTTGAAGCCTGTCCAcaagaatctgaaaatgaaaCTGATATATTaactgaaaataataataataatgaattaagAGATACACGTTCCTCTTCTATATCGTTACTTTCTGTTGAAGAAAGACAACGTTTAGTTAAAACTAAAGAGTCACGTGTTCTTAAGATAGTCG gtGAACTGCGAAAAAAGGATGCAGAACAGGCGTTATTACTCGAAGAGAAAATCAGCTTACAAATGCAACTCTTACATGCTGCTAATATTTGGAGTGGGAACGAAAGTAGTGATAatgagaaaatagaaaaagctGATAAAGAAATTGCAGATTATACAAGATTAGTTCACAATGAAGGAACAGATACTACACAGTTACGACAAGAG GTGATTGTTGCTGTACAAGAAGCAACAAAACTTGCTAGCTCATTATCTTTTACTGCGGGTGGCGCTACTCTTTCGAGAAGTTTGAGTTCTGCGGGAGAGCGACATAGTGAGGCCTATGTTCCATCTGCTCTTTGTGTTCCTCGAAGAGCTGAGACATTTGCGGGTTTTGATCATAACAAG GAAAAGTATCCGTTACGAGAGTCTGCAATTCATTCTGTAATTTCTCTTCCAAAGGTTAGTGAATTTATAAAAGAAGgtcaagaagaaaaaggaaatcaagatacagaaataaataaagatcaACAGTGGGCAGCGATTCGTCTGTCTCATCATGTCTATAGGTTGGTCTGTATAATTAGTAATCAGATGACAACAATTGATAGTCTACAGGCTCAATTAGCAGCGTGTAAAGAGGGTAGTATGGGCAAATCAAATAATAGACCTAACCCAAATCGCCAATTAGAAGAATTACGTAATTTACAAGACAAGTTAAGTCGAGAGAAAGCAGCGTTTCGCGCCGCATCACAACAAGAACAAAAGCAGCTAGAAGAAGAACGAGCCGAATTGGTAAGACAACGTGAACAATTAGCAGCAGAACAGAGAGATGTTACGCAACAACGAGATCAGTTATACCGACGACTCGAGGCATTAGAACGGCAAGGAGTGACAGTAGTTACAGGTTCTGCACCTAGTTCTACAACTATTCACTTATCCCATTTGACGCAAGGAACTGATACCACTGTGCAGACGCGGAAAGCACAGCCGGATGCTAAAAGAATAccattaaatttaattagtgCTACTAATCAACAAAAAGTGCAAAGTAATCTTCCAGTCAAGCAACAATTGCCTCTAAAACTTGCTAGTGGAAGCAATAATAATAGTAG aagcgGAAGTACGAGTAATAATAGTCCAGATCGGCATTCACGAACGGGAAGTAGCCCGGCAATCGTAACTGGCTCTACGTATTCTTCACCAGAATTAGGAAACAATCATGCCGCTACAAGTCAAAGTCATTCCTCAAATCGTTCACTTAGAATTACACGATCTCCTCCGGAATATTCACATCAGCAACAGCATCAAAGAACGGAACAGCAGCAACCATTGGAAGAAGAAGTCATTTTTTTCtga
- the LOC100644390 gene encoding rho guanine nucleotide exchange factor 18 isoform X3 yields the protein MEKRQEILAPFSSDECPNSGEDSEEDVITDYLGSSHSDCDRIPIINGDLGNLNLHGNIITETGYTKDNTEKTAITMSEGTERDEQQQQHSLLTLGTNSQAQTNPLVPIISVTPHSPGLAKNYPVLEDNLQHLHEIHDCIQRMRDLTLSNWGYNHRTSHNDVPQRLTSSCPSLCPFISPEIAPRSSNNDTGSDPDLLANCSTNSSPTHFPSVGPRSQNAQGIDRRRSWTDLEDTRCGRRRYSGQNHLQAQNMRQRSISLSSLDSEMEIELHGKSCTRPVGVASRACRSQASTHSLNEADLVQSEYQKIVTKRFKGSQRLADSSGLMPGLTGSRLPLQKSISTPSIVTPQVNAHLAETVTRTTPSLTAGVVYDDHQSEKTRRKRGSIFFRKKKDKSSIKSTSSISTTSNSYNVKRGSTASLPLPASSGSGREINSKKAVTSYSPWRRVATKLGVNQTINEEKDGDGQHRDISSGLEGFDFGDDAYQFTVGDLEGLDPELGLAKEEPDSWSAAIGHNVALRLADNCERKVKRQEHIYEFVLTEKHHCLVLLAMERIFAEGLRRHFRLSQADLERMFPRLRDLIDIHLRFLQKLRKRQNTNSIVPTIADILVDQFSGENAQRMKSAYGEFCSRHRDAVEAYKYYLRHEPRFARFVRQCQSHPLLKKKGIPECILFVTQRLTKYPLLVEPLIKTVIAHEEGEDLRKALVLVKEILANVDACVADKEREDRKLEIYNKIDAKSFATYRGAKFKKSDIMAFNRVLKFEGTAYLMQGRGKMTAIVVVVLSDILFFLAERDQKYAFFVPDNKAGIVSLQKLLVREKAGQESRGIYLISSNPAEPEMFELKIQKPKDKQLWIQAIRSAVEACPQESENETDILTENNNNNELRDTRSSSISLLSVEERQRLVKTKESRVLKIVGELRKKDAEQALLLEEKISLQMQLLHAANIWSGNESSDNEKIEKADKEIADYTRLVHNEGTDTTQLRQEVIVAVQEATKLASSLSFTAGGATLSRSLSSAGERHSEAYVPSALCVPRRAETFAGFDHNKEKYPLRESAIHSVISLPKVSEFIKEGQEEKGNQDTEINKDQQWAAIRLSHHVYRLVCIISNQMTTIDSLQAQLAACKEGSMGKSNNRPNPNRQLEELRNLQDKLSREKAAFRAASQQEQKQLEEERAELVRQREQLAAEQRDVTQQRDQLYRRLEALERQGVTVVTGSAPSSTTIHLSHLTQGTDTTVQTRKAQPDAKRIPLNLISATNQQKVQSNLPVKQQLPLKLASGSNNNSRSGSTSNNSPDRHSRTGSSPAIVTGSTYSSPELGNNHAATSQSHSSNRSLRITRSPPEYSHQQQHQRTEQQQPLEEEVIFF from the exons ATGGAAAAACGACAGGAAATATTGGCTCCGTTTTCTTCTG ATGAATGTCCAAATAGTGGGGAGGATAGTGAAGAAGATGTAATAACTGATTATTTGGGATCATCGCATTCTGATTGCGATCGTATACCTATTATTAATGGAGATCTTGGCAATTTAAATTTACATGGAAATATAATTACTGAGACCGGCTACACCAAAGACAATACAGAGAAAACGGCTATTACAATGTCTGAAGGGACTGAAAGAGAtgaacagcaacagcagcactCACTGCTTACACTTGGCACTAATAGTCAAGCTCAGACTAATCCATTGGTGCCAATTATTAGTGTCACACCTCATTCACCTGGTCTTGCTAAAAACTACCCAGTTTTag AGGACAATTTGCAGCATCTGCATGAAATCCATGATTGTATTCAGCGTATGAGAGATCTGACGCTGAGCAACTGGGGATATAATCACCGCACATCCCACAACGATGTACCTCAACGATTAACTTCATCATGTCCTTCCCTATGTCCTTTCATTTCGCCTGAAATTGCACCACGCTCAAGCAATAATGATACAGGATCTGATCCTGATCTCCTTGCTAACTGTTCCACCAACAGCTCTCCCACACATTTTCCATCAGTAGGTCCTCGTTCACAGAATGCACAAGGTATAGACAGAAGACGCAGCTGGACTGACTTGGAAGACACTCGATGTGGACGTCGCAGATATTCTGGGCAAAATCATCTACAAGCACAGAACATG CGACAACGCAGTATTAGTTTAAGCAGTTTAGACAGTGAAATGGAAATAGAATTACATGGAAAATCTTGTACCAGACCTGTAGGAGTTGCTAGTCGAGCATGCAGATCGCAAGCAAGTACTCATTCTCTTAATGAAGCTGATCTTGTACAG aGCGAATATCAGAAGATAGTTACAAAACGATTCAAAGGTAGTCAAAGATTAGCAGACAGCAGTGGTTTAATGCCTGGTCTCACAGGTTCTCGTTTACCTCTTCAGAAATCTATTTCAACGCCTTCAATTGTTACACCTCAAGTTAATGCTCACTTGGCAGAAACTGTAACTAGAACAACACCGTCACTTACAGC TGGAGTTGTATATGACGATCATCAATCAGAAAAAACTAGAAGAAAACGAGGTTCTATCTTTTTTCGTAAAAAAAAG GATAAGAGTTCCATCAAATCTACATCAAGCATATCCACAACTTCGAATAGCTATAATGTTAAGAGAGGATCTACCGCATCGTTACCCCTACCAGCATCCTCTGGAAGTGGAAG GGAAATTAACAGCAAGAAAGCCGTGACAAGCTACAGTCCTTGGCGGCGAGTTGCTACTAAGCTCGGAGTCAA tcAAACAATAAATGAGGAGAAAGATGGAGATGGACAACATCGTGATATATCTAG TGGATTAGAAGGATTTGACTTTGGAGATGACGCTTATCAATTCACAGTGGGTGATCTGGAAGGTTTGGATCCTGAATTAGGCCTAGCTAAAGAAGAACCTGATTCTTGGAGTGCTGCCATTGGACATAACGTTGCATTACGATTAGCTGATAACTGTGAACGAAAAGTGAAAAGACAAGAACACATTTATGAATTTGTACTTACGGAAAAACATCACTGTTTGGTACTTCTCGCCATGGAAAGAATTTTTGCGGAAGGTCTGCGACGTCACTTTCGTTTGAGTCAAGCAGATTTGGAACGCATGTTCCCAAGACTACGCGATCTCATTGATATTCATTTACGATTTCTGCAAAAGTTACGTAAGAGACAAAACACAAATTCTATTGTTCCTACAATTGCTGATATATTAGTGGATCAATTCTCTGGAGAGAATGCGCAACGTATGAAGAGTGCCTATGGAGAATTCTGTAGCCGTCACAGAGATGCTGTTGAAGCTTATAAGTATTATTTGCGTCATGAACCTCGATTTGCACGATTCGTACGCCAATGTCAG TCACATCCTTTGCtgaagaagaaaggaattcCTGAGTGCATTCTATTTGTTACTCAACGTTTAACAAAGTATCCACTGCTCGTTGAACCACTCATAAAAACGGTTATTGCACACGAAGAAGGTGAAGATTTACGCAAAGCCCTGGTTCTTGTTAAAGAAATCTTAGCAAATGTAGATGCATGTGTTGCTGACAAGGaaagagaagatagaaaattagaaatctataacaa gATTGACGCAAAATCTTTTGCGACATATCGTGGTGCCAAGTTCAAAAAATCAGACATCATGGCATTTAATAGAGTCTTAAAATTCGAAGGGACTGCATATTTAATGCAAGGTCGTGGAAAAATGACTGCCATTGTAGTGGTTGTTCTTTCTGACATATTATTTTTCTTGGCTGAGAGAGATCAGAAATATGCATTTTTTGTGCCTGACAATAAGGCTGGTATAGTATCACTTCAAAAATTACTAGTTCGTGAAAAAGCGGGTCAAGAGTCTAGaggaatttatttaataagtaGTAATCCAGCTGAACCTGAGATGTTCgagttgaaaattcaaaaaccGAAAGATAAACAATTATGGATACAAGCAATTAGATCAGCAGTTGAAGCCTGTCCAcaagaatctgaaaatgaaaCTGATATATTaactgaaaataataataataatgaattaagAGATACACGTTCCTCTTCTATATCGTTACTTTCTGTTGAAGAAAGACAACGTTTAGTTAAAACTAAAGAGTCACGTGTTCTTAAGATAGTCG gtGAACTGCGAAAAAAGGATGCAGAACAGGCGTTATTACTCGAAGAGAAAATCAGCTTACAAATGCAACTCTTACATGCTGCTAATATTTGGAGTGGGAACGAAAGTAGTGATAatgagaaaatagaaaaagctGATAAAGAAATTGCAGATTATACAAGATTAGTTCACAATGAAGGAACAGATACTACACAGTTACGACAAGAG GTGATTGTTGCTGTACAAGAAGCAACAAAACTTGCTAGCTCATTATCTTTTACTGCGGGTGGCGCTACTCTTTCGAGAAGTTTGAGTTCTGCGGGAGAGCGACATAGTGAGGCCTATGTTCCATCTGCTCTTTGTGTTCCTCGAAGAGCTGAGACATTTGCGGGTTTTGATCATAACAAG GAAAAGTATCCGTTACGAGAGTCTGCAATTCATTCTGTAATTTCTCTTCCAAAGGTTAGTGAATTTATAAAAGAAGgtcaagaagaaaaaggaaatcaagatacagaaataaataaagatcaACAGTGGGCAGCGATTCGTCTGTCTCATCATGTCTATAGGTTGGTCTGTATAATTAGTAATCAGATGACAACAATTGATAGTCTACAGGCTCAATTAGCAGCGTGTAAAGAGGGTAGTATGGGCAAATCAAATAATAGACCTAACCCAAATCGCCAATTAGAAGAATTACGTAATTTACAAGACAAGTTAAGTCGAGAGAAAGCAGCGTTTCGCGCCGCATCACAACAAGAACAAAAGCAGCTAGAAGAAGAACGAGCCGAATTGGTAAGACAACGTGAACAATTAGCAGCAGAACAGAGAGATGTTACGCAACAACGAGATCAGTTATACCGACGACTCGAGGCATTAGAACGGCAAGGAGTGACAGTAGTTACAGGTTCTGCACCTAGTTCTACAACTATTCACTTATCCCATTTGACGCAAGGAACTGATACCACTGTGCAGACGCGGAAAGCACAGCCGGATGCTAAAAGAATAccattaaatttaattagtgCTACTAATCAACAAAAAGTGCAAAGTAATCTTCCAGTCAAGCAACAATTGCCTCTAAAACTTGCTAGTGGAAGCAATAATAATAGTAG aagcgGAAGTACGAGTAATAATAGTCCAGATCGGCATTCACGAACGGGAAGTAGCCCGGCAATCGTAACTGGCTCTACGTATTCTTCACCAGAATTAGGAAACAATCATGCCGCTACAAGTCAAAGTCATTCCTCAAATCGTTCACTTAGAATTACACGATCTCCTCCGGAATATTCACATCAGCAACAGCATCAAAGAACGGAACAGCAGCAACCATTGGAAGAAGAAGTCATTTTTTTCtga